Proteins from one Malaya genurostris strain Urasoe2022 chromosome 2, Malgen_1.1, whole genome shotgun sequence genomic window:
- the LOC131427572 gene encoding serine/arginine-rich splicing factor 7 isoform X1 encodes MSRKMSRYPHDAKVYVGELGNNASKQEIEDAFSYYGPLRNVWVARNPPGFAFVEFEDARDAEDSVRGLDGRTICGRRARVELSTGKGGRGFRGGGGGGGPPRGKGGRGNFHPDDRCYECGGRGHYARDCTKRGRSKGRKRSRSRSPRSRSRELRTRSKSYSRSRSRDRGRDRDRRTRSKTPKKTTRDRSITREHTKSPRRSKTHSRSRSRTPRSASRSRSRSHRRNGDSHHD; translated from the exons ATG TCCAGAAAGATGTCTCGCTATCCTCACGACGCTAAAGTTTATGTTGGAGAGCTAGGCAACAACGCCAGCAAACAGGAAATTGAAGATGCCTTCTCTTATTATGGGCCGTTGAGAAACGTTTGGGTCGCTCGGAATCCGCCCGGTTTCGCCTTTGTGGAGTTCGAGGATGCCCGCGATGCGGAAGATTCGGTGCGTGGTCTTGATGGCCGTACAATTTGCGGCCGTCGAGCTCGTGTCGAATTATCCACCGGTAAGGGAGGACGCGGCTTTCGTGGTGGTGGCGGCGGCGGTGGTCCACCCCGTGGAAAAGGAGGTCGTGGTAACTTTCATCCGGACGATAGATGCTATGAATGCGGAGGGCGAGGACATTACGCTCGGGATTGTACCAAGCGTGGACGCAGCAAGGGACGTAAGAG ATCTCGGAGCCGCAGTCCCCGTTCGCGCTCTCGTGAGCTTCGTACTCGTTCTAAGAGCTACAGCCGTAGCCGCAGCCGTGATCGTGGTCGTGACCGTGACCGCCGTACTCGGTCGAAGACACCGAAGAAGACAACCCGTGACCGTTCGATCACTCGGGAACATACCAAGTCCCCACGCCGTTCCAAAACGCATTCTAGGAGCCGTTCACGTACACCCCGTTCTGCCAGCAGATCTCGTTCCAGATCACATCGTCGCAATGGCGACTCACATCACGATTAA
- the LOC131427569 gene encoding uncharacterized protein LOC131427569, whose protein sequence is MSSMPLVNQIEPFIPGTIPFAQFLEQLDWVFAHHKVTSPEEQKVSFLATCSREVYSELKLLFSGKDFKNVSFKEITDALKKRYDKTESDLIQRYKFYQRVQGPNESAEDFILAVKLQAEMCDFGEFKDMAIRDKLVCGISNKELQQRLFDEEDLTLAKAEKLIVNRELAGARAKLISGDSTRVSVLNRLGKRDSRVVSRDRSRGRSREPSRRRSRSRSVSFDRRNRSSSRTQSLFCNFCRRKGHVRRFCYDLKNKAKKVKFVDSPAEKPKMTEYQKSLRRRLNRSVSDDEMDCLLISSVNRINEPCFRNVYVDGLRLKMEVDCGAAVSVISFEMYEGDFDHIPLQKCDKKLAVINGSRLKVEGQIQVYVEFNNQKKDVYLIVLRSDNCFTPLLGRDWLDLFVPDWRRAFGSNINQLAVSTDQTVAEIQSFRWRSGVSGAPQSTQGVWH, encoded by the exons ATGTCAAGTATGCCGTTGGTAAATCAAATAGAACCGTTTATTCCCGGCACGATCCCGTTCGcgcagtttttggagcagttagATTGGGTGTTTGCGCATCATAAAGTGACAAGTCCGGAGGAGCAAAAAGTGTCGTTTTTGGCTACTTGTAGTAGAGAAGTGTATAGTGAGCTGAAGCTTCTTTTTTCCGGAAAAGATTTCAAAAACGTATCGTTTAAAGAGATTACGGATGCTCTGAAGAAGCGATACGACAAGACGGAAAGCGATTTGATCCAGCGGTACAAGTTTTACCAACGTGTCCAAGGTCCGAATGAAAGTGCAGAGGATTTTATTCTTGCTGTCAAGCTCCAGGCAGAAATGTGTGATTTCGGAGAGTTTAAGGACATGGCGATTCGTGATAAACTGGTTTGTGGTATCAGCAACAAGGAATTGCAGCAGCGTTTGTTTGATGAGGAGGATTTAACTCTGGCCAAAGCGGAGAAGCTCATTGTGAACAGAGAGTTAGCAGGAGCAAGAGCTAAGTTGATCTCTGGTGATTCGACTCGTGTTAGCGTTTTGAACAGACTTGGGAAGCGTGACAGTCGTGTGGTTTCTCGAGATCGCTCACGAGGAAGGAGTCGAGAACCAAGCAGAAGGAGAAGTCGAAGCCGTTCAGTTTCTTTTGATCGCAGGAATCGTTCTTCATCCAGGACTCAAAGTTTGTTTTGCAACTTCTGTCGTAGGAAAGGTCATGTACGTCGTTTTTGTTATGACTTGAAGAACAAAGCAAAAAAAGTAAAGTTTGTCGATTCTCCAGCAGAAAAGCCCAAAATGACTGAGTATCAGAAAAGTTTAAGACGTCGTTTGAATCGTTCAGTTTCGGATGATGAAATGGACTGTTTGTTGATTTCTTCAGTCAACAGAATCAACGAACCGTGTTTCCGTAACGTTTACGTTGACGGCTTGCGGTTAAAAATGGAAGTCGATTGTGGCGCTGCAGTTTCCGTCATCAGTTTTGAGATGTACGAGGGAGATTTCGATCATATTCCATTGCAAAAATGCGACAAGAAGTTAGCAGTGATCAATGGGAGTCGTTTGAAGGTTGAAGGACAGATTCAAGTTTATGTCGAGTTTAATAATCAGAAAAAGGATGTTTATCTGATTGTTTTGCGAAGCGACAACTGTTTCACGCCTTTGCTTGGACGAGATTGGCTGGATCTGTTTGTTCCTGATTGGAGAAGAGCGTTTGGAAGCAACATCAATCAACTGGCAGTTTCGACAGACCAGACCGTTGCAGAGATACAGA GTTTCCGTTGGAGGTCGGGTGTATCTGGCGCACCGCAATCAACTCAAGGTGTTTGGCACTAA
- the LOC131427572 gene encoding serine/arginine-rich splicing factor 7 isoform X2 yields the protein MSRYPHDAKVYVGELGNNASKQEIEDAFSYYGPLRNVWVARNPPGFAFVEFEDARDAEDSVRGLDGRTICGRRARVELSTGKGGRGFRGGGGGGGPPRGKGGRGNFHPDDRCYECGGRGHYARDCTKRGRSKGRKRSRSRSPRSRSRELRTRSKSYSRSRSRDRGRDRDRRTRSKTPKKTTRDRSITREHTKSPRRSKTHSRSRSRTPRSASRSRSRSHRRNGDSHHD from the exons ATGTCTCGCTATCCTCACGACGCTAAAGTTTATGTTGGAGAGCTAGGCAACAACGCCAGCAAACAGGAAATTGAAGATGCCTTCTCTTATTATGGGCCGTTGAGAAACGTTTGGGTCGCTCGGAATCCGCCCGGTTTCGCCTTTGTGGAGTTCGAGGATGCCCGCGATGCGGAAGATTCGGTGCGTGGTCTTGATGGCCGTACAATTTGCGGCCGTCGAGCTCGTGTCGAATTATCCACCGGTAAGGGAGGACGCGGCTTTCGTGGTGGTGGCGGCGGCGGTGGTCCACCCCGTGGAAAAGGAGGTCGTGGTAACTTTCATCCGGACGATAGATGCTATGAATGCGGAGGGCGAGGACATTACGCTCGGGATTGTACCAAGCGTGGACGCAGCAAGGGACGTAAGAG ATCTCGGAGCCGCAGTCCCCGTTCGCGCTCTCGTGAGCTTCGTACTCGTTCTAAGAGCTACAGCCGTAGCCGCAGCCGTGATCGTGGTCGTGACCGTGACCGCCGTACTCGGTCGAAGACACCGAAGAAGACAACCCGTGACCGTTCGATCACTCGGGAACATACCAAGTCCCCACGCCGTTCCAAAACGCATTCTAGGAGCCGTTCACGTACACCCCGTTCTGCCAGCAGATCTCGTTCCAGATCACATCGTCGCAATGGCGACTCACATCACGATTAA